In Opitutaceae bacterium TAV5, one genomic interval encodes:
- a CDS encoding glutamyl-tRNA synthetase, whose product MPSLLSSSYVGRLAPSPTGLLHLGHARTFLVAAQRAREAGGRLLLRNDDLDRARCRAEFVEAMIGDLRWLLGEGAWEEPMVSQSERLPLYREALVRLHAAGLVFPCHRSRRDVAEAASAPHEGAVGGATGEGDEPVYPREWRPPAGMPLPPLDERGWVTNWRFRVPDDEAAVTFRDGVLGLQSAVPGKDFGDFLVWRKDGLPSYQLACVVDDLALGITEVVRGADLVRSTFRQLLLIRALAPERATSGADGRGGLAFCHCPLVTDENGQRLAKRHDALALRTLRAAGATAEEVRTRLEGMS is encoded by the coding sequence ATGCCTTCTCTTCTTTCATCCAGCTATGTCGGCCGGCTCGCGCCTTCGCCTACCGGGTTGCTGCATCTGGGGCATGCGCGGACATTTCTGGTCGCCGCGCAGCGGGCGCGGGAGGCGGGCGGGCGGTTGTTGCTGCGCAACGACGATCTGGACCGCGCGCGGTGCCGGGCGGAGTTCGTGGAAGCGATGATCGGGGACTTGCGCTGGTTGCTCGGCGAGGGCGCGTGGGAGGAGCCGATGGTTTCGCAGAGCGAGCGGCTGCCGCTCTACCGCGAAGCGCTGGTGCGGCTGCATGCGGCGGGGCTGGTTTTCCCGTGTCATCGTTCGCGCCGCGACGTGGCGGAGGCGGCGAGCGCACCGCACGAGGGAGCGGTGGGAGGCGCGACGGGGGAGGGGGACGAGCCGGTTTATCCGCGCGAATGGCGACCGCCGGCGGGCATGCCGCTGCCTCCGCTCGACGAACGCGGGTGGGTGACGAACTGGCGTTTTCGCGTGCCGGACGACGAGGCGGCGGTGACATTCCGGGACGGAGTCCTCGGCCTGCAATCGGCGGTGCCGGGAAAGGATTTCGGGGATTTTCTGGTGTGGCGAAAGGACGGCCTGCCGAGCTACCAGCTTGCCTGCGTGGTGGACGATCTGGCGCTCGGGATCACCGAAGTGGTGCGCGGGGCGGATCTGGTGCGCTCGACGTTCCGGCAGCTTTTGTTGATCCGGGCACTGGCTCCGGAGCGGGCGACGAGCGGAGCGGACGGCAGGGGAGGGCTTGCCTTTTGTCATTGCCCGCTGGTGACGGATGAAAACGGCCAGCGCCTGGCGAAGCGGCACGACGCCCTGGCCTTGCGCACGCTGCGTGCCGCGGGTGCGACGGCGGAGGAGGTGCGGACGCGGCTGGAAGGGATGTCGTAG